CCTGCACCACAAGATCAATAATTCGCTAGCGATCCCTCAAGCCGCTTTGCGCGGATTAGAGCTTTCGTCTCGATGGATTCGTTGTGAAAGTAACTCTTTTGCTCTTTGAAGTTCAGTTCTACGGTCCTGACTAAGTCCGCGACCGGCTCGATTGATGAAATAGGTAAGCATTCGCATGCCTGAGGCCGGCCCCTTCGGTGAAGCTGTTTTCGAGGCCAAGACTCGCGCGATGGTGGCAGCGCTCTTGGTAAACAAGCCGCTGGGCGGATGAGTGGAGTCAGTGGTTACGCCAGCCACCCACTTTTTCAGACTCGCTCCATCCGCCTTCCTGGCTTTCTTCTTCCTGTTCCAGGTGCTGCCCACGAATCGTCCTCTGCGGTTATGCGATACGCTACGGCTGTGATGGACTCGGTTTAAGAGAAGAATTCGCAGCCTGCGTGCTCTTTGGGGCGATGCTTTCTGCTGCCTTGAGGTGCTCGCGCAGAGTAGGCAAAGTTTGGGTCGCGAAGTTCTTCACATCGGAATCCTGTCCTGTGCTGCTTTCGGTCCGGAAAGCGGCGACATCCTTCTTATGATCCTTCAGCATGTCGCTCATGTAAGCCTTGTCGAACTG
Above is a window of Candidatus Sulfotelmatobacter sp. DNA encoding:
- a CDS encoding DUF3175 domain-containing protein, coding for MRMLTYFINRAGRGLSQDRRTELQRAKELLSQRIHRDESSNPRKAA